One part of the Perognathus longimembris pacificus isolate PPM17 chromosome 10, ASM2315922v1, whole genome shotgun sequence genome encodes these proteins:
- the Aldh1l1 gene encoding cytosolic 10-formyltetrahydrofolate dehydrogenase isoform X2 — protein sequence MEVINAPRHGSIVYHPSLLPRHRGASAINWTLIHGDKRAGFTIFWADEGLDTGDVLLQKECEVLPDDTVSTLYNRFLFPEGIKGMVQAVRLIAEGRAPRRPQPEEGATYEGIQKKDTAQIDWAQPAEAIHNWIRGNDKVPGAWTEAGGQKLTFFNSTLRVPGVVPEGEALPIPGARRPGLVTKAGLILFGNDDRMLLVKNLQLEDGRMIPASHFFKGAASSALELTEAELATAEAVRSAWRRILSNVPEIKDTTDFFKSGAASVDVVRLVEEVKELCDGLELENEDVYMATTFGAFVQLLVRKLRGEDEDGECVIDCVERAVNKRTLRMPHQLFIGGAFVDAEGSQTYDTINPTDGSVICQVSLAQVSDVDKAVAAAKEAFENGLWGKINARDRGRLLYRLADLMEQHQEELATIEALDAGAVYTLALKTHVGMSIQTFRYFAGWCDKIQGSTIPINQARPNRNLTLTRKEPIGVCGIVIPWNYPLMMLSWKTAACLAAGNTVVIKPAQVTPLTALKFAELTLKAGIPKGVINVLPGSGSLVGQRLSDHPDVRKIGFTGSTEVGKHIMKSCALSNVKKVSLELGGKSPLIIFADCDLGKAVQMGMSSVFFNKGENCIAAGRLFVEDSIHDAFVRKVVEEVGKMKIGNPLDRDTDHGPQNHQAHLRKLQEYCRRGVEDGATLVCGGRQVPRPGFFFEPTVFTGVEDHMFIAREESFGPIMIVSRFADGDVDAVLSRANATEFGLASGVFTRDISKALYVSDRLQAGTVFVNTYNKTDVAAPFGGFKQSGFGKDLGEAALNEYLRVKTVTVEY from the exons ATGGAGGTGATCAACGCTCCCCGCCACGGCTCCATCGTCTACCACCCGTCCCTGCTGCCCCGGCACAGAGGGGCGTCCGCCATTAACTG GACCCTCATTCACGGAGACAAGAGAGCGGGCTTCACCATCTTCTGGGCTGATGAGGGCCTGGATACGGGGGACGTCCTACTCCAGAAGGAGTGTGAGGTGCTCCCCGACGACACCGTGAGCACCTTGTACAACCGCTTCCTCTTCCCCGAAGGCATCAAGGGGATG GTGCAGGCCGTGCGGCTGATTGCCGAGGGCAGGGCCCCTCGACGCCCTCAGCCGGAGGAAGGAGCCACCTACGAAGGCATCCAGAAGAAGGACACGGCGCAG ATCGACTGGGCCCAGCCGGCAGAGGCCATTCACAACTGGATCCGGGGGAACGACAAGGTGCCGGGCGCCTGGACGGAGGCCGGCGGGCAG AAGCTGACGTTTTTCAACTCCACGCTGCGTGTTCCCGGCGTGGTGCCGGAGGGAGAGGCCCTGCCCATCCCCGGAGCCCGGCGGCCGGGCCTGGTCACGAAAGCGGGACTCATTCTGTTCGGAAACGATGACAGGAtg CTGCTGGTGAAGAATCTGCAGCTGGAGGACGGCAGGATGATCCCCGCCTCGCACTTCTTCAAGGGGGCGGCCAGCAGCGCCCTGGAGCTGACGGAGGCGGAGCTGGCCACTGCGGAGGCTGTGCGG AGCGCTTGGCGGAGGATCCTCTCCAACGTGCCGGAGATCAAAGACACCACGGATTTCTTCAAGTCGGGGGCTGCGTCGGTGGATGTCGTGAG ACTGGTGGAGGAAGTGAAGGAGCTGTGCGACGGCCTGGAGTTGGAAAACGAAGATGTGTACATGGCCACCACCTTCGGGGCCTTCGTCCAGCTCCTGGTCCGGAAGCTGCGGGGCGAGGACGAGGACGGCGAGTGTGTCATCGACTGC GTAGAGCGGGCCGTGAACAAGCGGACCCTGCGGATGCCCCACCAGCTCTTCATCGGGGGCGCGTTTGTGGACGCCGAGGGTAGCCAGACCTACGACACCATCAACCCCACGGACGGCAGT GTCATCTGCCAGGTGTCCCTGGCCCAAGTCAGTGATGTTGACAAAGCAGTGGCTGCGGCGAAGGAGGCCTTTGAGAACGGACTGTGGGGAAAGATCAACGCCAGGGACCGGGGCCGGCTCCTGTACAG GCTGGCGGACCTCATGGAGCAGCACCAGGAGGAGCTGGCCACCATCGAGGCCCTGGACGCCGGCGCCGTCTACACGCTGGCCCTCAAGACCCACGTGGGCATGTCCATCCAGACCTTCCGCTACTTCGCCGGCTGGTGCGACAAGATCCAG GGCTCCACCATCCCCATAAACCAGGCCAGACCCAACCGCAACCTGACTCTGACCAGGAAGGAGCCCATTGG GGTCTGCGGCATCGTCATCCCCTGGAACTACCCGCTCATGATGCTGTCCTGGAAGACAGCCGCCTGCCTGGCGGCCGGGAACACCGTGGTgatcaagccagcccag GTGACCCCACTCACAGCCTTGAAGTTTGCGGAGCTGACGCTGAAGGCGGGCATCCCTAAGGGCGTGATCAACGTCCTTCCTGGATCTG GCTCCCTGGTTGGCCAGAGACTCTCAGATCACCCCGATGTGAGGAAAATCGGGTTCACGGGCTCCACCGAGGTGGGAAAGCACATCATGAAAAG CTGCGCCCTCAGCAACGTGAAGAAGGTGTCCCTGGAGCTGGGCGGGAAGTCGCCCCTCATCATCTTCGCGGACTGTGACCTGGGCAAGGCGGTGCAGATG GGGATGAGCTCCGTGTTCTTCAACAAAGGGGAGAACTGCATCGCGGCGGGGCGGCTCTTCGTGGAGGACTCCATCCACGACGCGTTCGTGCGGAAGGTG GTGGAGGAGGTCGGGAAGATGAAGATCGGCAACCCCCTGGACAGGGACACCGACCACGGGCCGCAGAACCACCAGGCCCACCTGCGGAAGCTGCAGGAGTACTGCCGGCGCGGCGTGGAGGACGGGGCCACGCTGGTCTGCGGAGGGAGACAGGTCCCTCGCCCGG GCTTCTTCTTTGAGCCCACGGTGTTCACGGGCGTGGAGGACCACATGTTCATCGCCAGGGAGGAGTCCTTCGGGCCCATCATGATCGTCTCTCGGTTTGCTGACGG GGACGTGGACGCGGTGCTGTCCCGGGCCAATGCCACGGAATTCGGCCTGGCCTCCGGCGTCTTCACCCGGGACATCAGCAAGGCCCTGTACGTCAGCGACAGGCTCCAGGCGGGCACCGTGTTCGTCAACACCTACAACAAGACCGACGTGGCGGCCCCCTTCGGAGGATTCAAGCAGTCGGGATTTGGCAAAGACCTAG GAGAGGCGGCCCTGAACGAGTACCTCCGCGTGAAGACGGTGACCGTGGAGTACTAA
- the Aldh1l1 gene encoding cytosolic 10-formyltetrahydrofolate dehydrogenase isoform X1, which produces MKIAVIGQSLFGQEVYCHLRKEGHEVVGVFTVPDKDGKADPLGLEAEKDGVPVFKFPRWRARGQALPDVVAEYRAVGAELNVLPFCSQFIPMEVINAPRHGSIVYHPSLLPRHRGASAINWTLIHGDKRAGFTIFWADEGLDTGDVLLQKECEVLPDDTVSTLYNRFLFPEGIKGMVQAVRLIAEGRAPRRPQPEEGATYEGIQKKDTAQIDWAQPAEAIHNWIRGNDKVPGAWTEAGGQKLTFFNSTLRVPGVVPEGEALPIPGARRPGLVTKAGLILFGNDDRMLLVKNLQLEDGRMIPASHFFKGAASSALELTEAELATAEAVRSAWRRILSNVPEIKDTTDFFKSGAASVDVVRLVEEVKELCDGLELENEDVYMATTFGAFVQLLVRKLRGEDEDGECVIDCVERAVNKRTLRMPHQLFIGGAFVDAEGSQTYDTINPTDGSVICQVSLAQVSDVDKAVAAAKEAFENGLWGKINARDRGRLLYRLADLMEQHQEELATIEALDAGAVYTLALKTHVGMSIQTFRYFAGWCDKIQGSTIPINQARPNRNLTLTRKEPIGVCGIVIPWNYPLMMLSWKTAACLAAGNTVVIKPAQVTPLTALKFAELTLKAGIPKGVINVLPGSGSLVGQRLSDHPDVRKIGFTGSTEVGKHIMKSCALSNVKKVSLELGGKSPLIIFADCDLGKAVQMGMSSVFFNKGENCIAAGRLFVEDSIHDAFVRKVVEEVGKMKIGNPLDRDTDHGPQNHQAHLRKLQEYCRRGVEDGATLVCGGRQVPRPGFFFEPTVFTGVEDHMFIAREESFGPIMIVSRFADGDVDAVLSRANATEFGLASGVFTRDISKALYVSDRLQAGTVFVNTYNKTDVAAPFGGFKQSGFGKDLGEAALNEYLRVKTVTVEY; this is translated from the exons ATGAAGATCGCCGTGATCGGACAGAGCTTGTTTGGCCAGGAGGTTTACTGCCACCTGAGGAAGGAGGGCCACGAGGTGGTGGGCGTGTTCACCGTCCCGGACAAGGATGGGAAGGCAGACCCCCTGG GCCTGGAGGCCGAGAAGGACGGGGTGCCGGTGTTCAAGTTCCCCCGGTGGCGGGCACGAGGACAGGCCCTGCCCGACGTGGTGGCCGAGTACCGGGCTGTGGGGGCCGAGCTGAACGTGCTGCCCTTCTGCAGCCAGTTCATCCCCATGGAGGTGATCAACGCTCCCCGCCACGGCTCCATCGTCTACCACCCGTCCCTGCTGCCCCGGCACAGAGGGGCGTCCGCCATTAACTG GACCCTCATTCACGGAGACAAGAGAGCGGGCTTCACCATCTTCTGGGCTGATGAGGGCCTGGATACGGGGGACGTCCTACTCCAGAAGGAGTGTGAGGTGCTCCCCGACGACACCGTGAGCACCTTGTACAACCGCTTCCTCTTCCCCGAAGGCATCAAGGGGATG GTGCAGGCCGTGCGGCTGATTGCCGAGGGCAGGGCCCCTCGACGCCCTCAGCCGGAGGAAGGAGCCACCTACGAAGGCATCCAGAAGAAGGACACGGCGCAG ATCGACTGGGCCCAGCCGGCAGAGGCCATTCACAACTGGATCCGGGGGAACGACAAGGTGCCGGGCGCCTGGACGGAGGCCGGCGGGCAG AAGCTGACGTTTTTCAACTCCACGCTGCGTGTTCCCGGCGTGGTGCCGGAGGGAGAGGCCCTGCCCATCCCCGGAGCCCGGCGGCCGGGCCTGGTCACGAAAGCGGGACTCATTCTGTTCGGAAACGATGACAGGAtg CTGCTGGTGAAGAATCTGCAGCTGGAGGACGGCAGGATGATCCCCGCCTCGCACTTCTTCAAGGGGGCGGCCAGCAGCGCCCTGGAGCTGACGGAGGCGGAGCTGGCCACTGCGGAGGCTGTGCGG AGCGCTTGGCGGAGGATCCTCTCCAACGTGCCGGAGATCAAAGACACCACGGATTTCTTCAAGTCGGGGGCTGCGTCGGTGGATGTCGTGAG ACTGGTGGAGGAAGTGAAGGAGCTGTGCGACGGCCTGGAGTTGGAAAACGAAGATGTGTACATGGCCACCACCTTCGGGGCCTTCGTCCAGCTCCTGGTCCGGAAGCTGCGGGGCGAGGACGAGGACGGCGAGTGTGTCATCGACTGC GTAGAGCGGGCCGTGAACAAGCGGACCCTGCGGATGCCCCACCAGCTCTTCATCGGGGGCGCGTTTGTGGACGCCGAGGGTAGCCAGACCTACGACACCATCAACCCCACGGACGGCAGT GTCATCTGCCAGGTGTCCCTGGCCCAAGTCAGTGATGTTGACAAAGCAGTGGCTGCGGCGAAGGAGGCCTTTGAGAACGGACTGTGGGGAAAGATCAACGCCAGGGACCGGGGCCGGCTCCTGTACAG GCTGGCGGACCTCATGGAGCAGCACCAGGAGGAGCTGGCCACCATCGAGGCCCTGGACGCCGGCGCCGTCTACACGCTGGCCCTCAAGACCCACGTGGGCATGTCCATCCAGACCTTCCGCTACTTCGCCGGCTGGTGCGACAAGATCCAG GGCTCCACCATCCCCATAAACCAGGCCAGACCCAACCGCAACCTGACTCTGACCAGGAAGGAGCCCATTGG GGTCTGCGGCATCGTCATCCCCTGGAACTACCCGCTCATGATGCTGTCCTGGAAGACAGCCGCCTGCCTGGCGGCCGGGAACACCGTGGTgatcaagccagcccag GTGACCCCACTCACAGCCTTGAAGTTTGCGGAGCTGACGCTGAAGGCGGGCATCCCTAAGGGCGTGATCAACGTCCTTCCTGGATCTG GCTCCCTGGTTGGCCAGAGACTCTCAGATCACCCCGATGTGAGGAAAATCGGGTTCACGGGCTCCACCGAGGTGGGAAAGCACATCATGAAAAG CTGCGCCCTCAGCAACGTGAAGAAGGTGTCCCTGGAGCTGGGCGGGAAGTCGCCCCTCATCATCTTCGCGGACTGTGACCTGGGCAAGGCGGTGCAGATG GGGATGAGCTCCGTGTTCTTCAACAAAGGGGAGAACTGCATCGCGGCGGGGCGGCTCTTCGTGGAGGACTCCATCCACGACGCGTTCGTGCGGAAGGTG GTGGAGGAGGTCGGGAAGATGAAGATCGGCAACCCCCTGGACAGGGACACCGACCACGGGCCGCAGAACCACCAGGCCCACCTGCGGAAGCTGCAGGAGTACTGCCGGCGCGGCGTGGAGGACGGGGCCACGCTGGTCTGCGGAGGGAGACAGGTCCCTCGCCCGG GCTTCTTCTTTGAGCCCACGGTGTTCACGGGCGTGGAGGACCACATGTTCATCGCCAGGGAGGAGTCCTTCGGGCCCATCATGATCGTCTCTCGGTTTGCTGACGG GGACGTGGACGCGGTGCTGTCCCGGGCCAATGCCACGGAATTCGGCCTGGCCTCCGGCGTCTTCACCCGGGACATCAGCAAGGCCCTGTACGTCAGCGACAGGCTCCAGGCGGGCACCGTGTTCGTCAACACCTACAACAAGACCGACGTGGCGGCCCCCTTCGGAGGATTCAAGCAGTCGGGATTTGGCAAAGACCTAG GAGAGGCGGCCCTGAACGAGTACCTCCGCGTGAAGACGGTGACCGTGGAGTACTAA